GCTGGTCGGCATCCCCTGTTGTGTCAAACAGATCGATATCCACCCGTTCCACGCGGTCGGCGAGAAGTACATCAACGCCGTCGCGCACGGCGCGGGTACCATGCCGCTCATGATCCCGGCATTCGGCGGCGGCGCCGACCTCGATGCGTTGGACACGCTGGTCGACCTGGACGATCTGCTCGACCGCCTCGACGGCGTCTTCCTGACCGGCAGCCTCTCTAATGTCGAGCCGCATCACTATGGCGGCCACGAACCGCGGCCGACGACGGCGCGCGATCCACAACGCGACGCGCTGACCCTGAAGCTGATCCATCACACGATCGCGCGGGGCATGCCGTTGATGGCGGTGTGCCGCGGCATCCAGGAACTGAATGCCGCGTTAGGCGGCACGCTGTTCCAGCATGTCGAAGAGGTGCCCGGCCGGTTCGATCACCGGGCCGATGAGACGAAGCCGCGCGAGGAACAGTACGCGCCCGCCCACACCATCGACGTCACGCCAGGCGGTGTGCTGCACAAGATCACCGGCGAGACGCATTACACCGTCAACTCGATCCACGGCCAGGGCATCGACCGGGTCGCCGATTGTCTGACCGTCGAGGCGGTGGCGCCGGACGGCCAGGTCGAGGCGGTCAGCCATCGCGACGCCCCGGGCTTCATGCTGGGTGTCCAATGGCATCCGGAGTGGCGCTTCGACGAACGGCCGGCCGACCGCGCCCTGTTCACCGCGTTCGGCGACGCGTGCCGGGCCTATGCGGACGCCAAGAGGGATGCTTCCGATGACAACCGACGCGGCCAAGTGGCTTAAGACCTACCGGATCGACGACGTCGAATGCATGGTGCCGGATCTGACCGGCATCGCGCGCGGCAAGATTCTGCCGCGCGAACGGTTCCTGGCGTCCTTGAAGAGCGCGTCACTGCGCCTGCCTCAGGACATCTTCTATCAGACGGTGACCGGCGAATACCCAGAGCCGTTCCCGGGCGATCCGACGTCACCCGATATGATCCTCAATCCCGACATCTCCACCTTGCGGTTGGTGCCCTGGTACGAGGAGCCGACCGCACAGGTGATCTGCGACTGCGTCACCCGCGACGGCAAGCCGGTCGGCGTCGCGCCGCGCCAGGTGCTGGCCCGCGTGCTCGAGCTTTACGCCGAGCGGAACTGGAGGCCGGTCATTGCGCCGGAGCTGGAGTTCTACCTGGTCGCCACCAACAAAGACCCCGACTATCCGCTGGAACCGCCGGAGGGCCGGTCGGGCCGACAG
The Pseudomonadota bacterium genome window above contains:
- a CDS encoding gamma-glutamyl-gamma-aminobutyrate hydrolase family protein, whose translation is MNRHLPLPLVGIPCCVKQIDIHPFHAVGEKYINAVAHGAGTMPLMIPAFGGGADLDALDTLVDLDDLLDRLDGVFLTGSLSNVEPHHYGGHEPRPTTARDPQRDALTLKLIHHTIARGMPLMAVCRGIQELNAALGGTLFQHVEEVPGRFDHRADETKPREEQYAPAHTIDVTPGGVLHKITGETHYTVNSIHGQGIDRVADCLTVEAVAPDGQVEAVSHRDAPGFMLGVQWHPEWRFDERPADRALFTAFGDACRAYADAKRDASDDNRRGQVA